One genomic window of Etheostoma spectabile isolate EspeVRDwgs_2016 chromosome 5, UIUC_Espe_1.0, whole genome shotgun sequence includes the following:
- the cabp7a gene encoding calcium-binding protein 7, whose amino-acid sequence MPMHPVTSTLMYRGICTIPDILSYSAPVNLPEDEVEEIREAFKVFDRDGNGFISKQELGMAMRSLGYMPNEVELEVIIQRLDMDGDGQVDFEEFVTLLGPKLTAAGMPDKFNGTDFDSVFWKCDMQKLTVEELKRLLYDTFCDHLSMKDIENIIMTEENHIQNPEDCQLDIDTSSPTQHVKQTCVRKSLICAFAIAFIISVMLIAANQVLRSGMK is encoded by the exons ATGCCGATGCATCCAGTAACCTCCACGTTGATGTACCGGGGGATCTGCACCATCCCTGACATCCTCTCCTACAGCGCCCCGGTGAACCTGCCCGAAGACGAAGTTGAAG AGATCCGTGAGGCCTTCAAAGTGTTTGACCGCGATGGAAACGGGTTCATCTCAAAGCAGGAACTGGGAATGGCCATGCGCTCCCTGGGCTACATGCCAAATGAGGTGGAGCTGGAAGTCATCATTCAGAGACTGGACATGGATG GCGATGGCCAGGTGGACTTTGAGGAGTTTGTCACTCTTCTGGGCCCAAAGCTCACGGCAGCTGGGATGCCAGATAAGTTCAACGGCACTGACTTTGACTCCGTTTTTTGGAAG TGTGACATGCAAAAGTTAACGGTTGAAGAGCTAAAGAGGCTCCTCTACGACACCTTCTGTGATCACCTTTCCATGAAAGACATCGAGAACATCATCATGACTGAGGAGAACCACATACAGAACCCTGAGGACTGCCAGTTGGATATAGACA CTTCCAGCCCGACGCAGCATGTCAAGCAAACGTGTGTGCGCAAGAGTCTGATATGCGCCTTTGCAATTGCTTTCATCATCAGCGTTATGCTCATTGCAGCCAATCAGGTGCTGCGGAGCGGCATGAAATAG